Proteins from one uncultured Anaeromusa sp. genomic window:
- a CDS encoding inositol monophosphatase family protein, which produces MDLQHALQVVSALARKVGAMQKESLGRRDLLVQTKSSEIDLVTEVDVRSETMILEALRREFPACAIMSEESGASGPEGEYCWVVDPLDGTTNYAQGLPIFAVSIALQYKQESVLGVVYVPMLDQLFSAVKDGGARKNGVLLQVSDKPSLESCVLATGFPYDVATHPLNNLDYFNSLLLKTRAVRRFGAAAYDLACVAEGSFDGYWEMNLSPWDAAAGVLLVTEAGGVVHSFRNDRKISLVAASPRVYEWIAAELQQIDAGR; this is translated from the coding sequence ATGGATTTACAACATGCTTTGCAGGTGGTTAGCGCCTTAGCGAGAAAAGTTGGGGCGATGCAAAAGGAGTCTTTAGGGCGGCGCGACTTGTTGGTGCAGACCAAAAGCAGCGAGATTGATTTAGTGACCGAAGTAGATGTTCGTTCAGAAACAATGATTTTGGAGGCGCTGCGCCGTGAATTTCCTGCTTGCGCCATTATGTCGGAAGAATCAGGAGCAAGCGGACCGGAGGGCGAATACTGCTGGGTTGTAGATCCGTTGGACGGTACGACGAATTATGCGCAAGGCCTGCCAATTTTTGCTGTTTCCATCGCGTTGCAGTATAAACAAGAAAGTGTATTGGGCGTTGTTTATGTGCCGATGCTGGACCAGCTTTTTTCGGCGGTAAAAGACGGCGGCGCGAGAAAAAACGGTGTGTTGCTGCAGGTTTCGGATAAACCGTCACTGGAGTCTTGTGTGTTAGCGACAGGCTTTCCTTATGATGTGGCTACGCATCCTTTGAATAATCTGGACTATTTTAATTCATTACTTCTTAAAACTCGGGCGGTGCGGCGTTTTGGCGCGGCAGCGTATGATTTAGCCTGTGTAGCGGAAGGATCTTTTGACGGCTATTGGGAAATGAATTTGTCCCCTTGGGATGCGGCGGCAGGTGTTTTGCTGGTGACAGAGGCCGGGGGTGTGGTACATTCATTTCGAAATGACCGGAAGATATCGCTGGTGGCGGCCTCTCCTCGTGTCTACGAGTGGATAGCAGCGGAATTGCAGCAAATTGATGCAGGAAGATGA